From Diaminobutyricibacter sp. McL0608, one genomic window encodes:
- a CDS encoding metal ABC transporter ATP-binding protein, which yields MTDSEPLDLVPAPAERAVVLRLRDADLGFGDRTLWRGLSLDVHAGEFVAVLGPNGSGKTSLLKTILGQQRLDSGTIEFDGHDVRTGDRRIGYIPQQKIIAAGTPMRARDLVALGVNGHRWGLPFSTKEDRRQTERLIDAVGARRYADVPVGNLSGGEQQRLRVGQALAGDPALLLCDEPLLSLDLQHQRGVSELIDRRRREHGSAVVFVTHDVNPVLGMVDRVLYLAGGRFRSGTPDEVLRSEVLTDLYGTPVDVIRSRGRIVVVGIPDAETHGHHDHGRTGHPEPAEYREPVA from the coding sequence ATGACGGATTCGGAACCCCTCGACCTCGTGCCTGCGCCTGCGGAGCGGGCGGTCGTGCTGCGGCTGCGCGACGCAGACCTCGGCTTCGGCGACCGCACACTCTGGCGCGGACTCTCGCTCGATGTCCACGCCGGAGAGTTCGTGGCGGTGCTCGGGCCGAACGGCTCGGGAAAGACCAGCCTGCTCAAGACGATCCTCGGCCAGCAGCGACTCGATTCGGGAACGATCGAGTTCGACGGCCACGACGTGCGGACGGGCGACCGGCGCATCGGCTACATCCCGCAGCAGAAGATCATCGCAGCCGGCACCCCGATGCGAGCGCGCGACCTGGTCGCACTCGGCGTCAACGGGCACCGGTGGGGGCTCCCGTTCTCGACGAAGGAGGACCGGCGTCAGACCGAGCGGTTGATCGACGCGGTCGGAGCGCGGCGCTACGCCGACGTTCCGGTGGGCAACCTGTCGGGTGGCGAGCAGCAGAGGCTCCGGGTGGGCCAGGCGCTGGCCGGCGACCCGGCACTCCTCCTGTGCGACGAGCCGCTGCTGTCGCTCGATCTGCAGCACCAGCGCGGAGTGAGCGAACTGATCGACCGGAGACGGCGCGAACACGGCAGCGCGGTGGTGTTCGTCACGCACGACGTGAATCCGGTGCTCGGGATGGTCGACCGGGTGCTGTACCTCGCCGGCGGCCGGTTCCGTTCGGGAACGCCCGACGAAGTGCTCCGAAGCGAGGTCCTCACCGACCTGTACGGTACGCCCGTCGACGTCATCAGAAGCCGCGGACGCATCGTGGTCGTGGGGATCCCGGATGCGGAGACGCACGGGCACCACGATCACGGCCGGACCGGGCATCCGGAGCCTGCCGAATACCGGGAGCCCGTCGCATGA